In Halomarina salina, one DNA window encodes the following:
- a CDS encoding DoxX family protein, whose translation MTDDAPDDRTRFERPLCYVMGLLYVIAGVLHFVAPKVYARIVPPQFPRPVALVYLSGVAEIVLGVGVLVRRTRQRSAWGVMALLVAVFPANVYMATNDLASGAVPDRYGSVARLAAWVRLPLQGVLLFWAWLYTRPLPESSG comes from the coding sequence ATGACCGACGACGCTCCCGACGACCGGACTCGATTCGAGCGGCCGCTGTGTTACGTGATGGGACTGCTCTACGTAATCGCGGGCGTGTTGCACTTCGTCGCACCGAAGGTGTACGCCCGCATCGTACCCCCCCAGTTTCCCCGGCCGGTCGCCCTCGTCTACCTCTCGGGCGTCGCGGAGATCGTCCTCGGCGTCGGCGTGCTGGTCCGGCGAACGCGCCAGCGCTCCGCCTGGGGCGTGATGGCGCTGCTGGTCGCCGTGTTCCCGGCGAACGTCTACATGGCGACCAACGACCTCGCGAGCGGGGCCGTCCCCGACCGGTACGGGAGCGTCGCTCGACTGGCCGCGTGGGTACGGCTCCCGCTCCAGGGTGTACTGCTGTTCTGGGCCTGGTTGTACACGCGCCCGCTCCCAGAATCTTCCGGGTGA
- a CDS encoding cold-shock protein → MAKGSVDFFNDTGGYGFIETDDADEDVFFHMEDVGGPDLEEGQEVEFDIEQADKGPRATNVTRL, encoded by the coding sequence ATGGCGAAAGGCAGCGTTGACTTCTTCAACGACACTGGCGGCTACGGTTTCATCGAGACGGACGACGCGGACGAGGACGTTTTCTTCCACATGGAAGACGTCGGCGGCCCGGACCTCGAAGAGGGACAGGAAGTGGAGTTCGACATCGAGCAGGCCGACAAGGGCCCGCGCGCGACCAACGTCACCCGACTCTAA
- a CDS encoding cold-shock protein has product MAKGKVDFFNDTGGYGFIETDEEDEDVFFHMEDVGGPDLEEGQEVEFDIEQADKGPRATNVTRL; this is encoded by the coding sequence ATGGCGAAAGGCAAAGTCGACTTCTTCAACGACACGGGCGGCTACGGCTTCATCGAGACCGACGAGGAGGACGAGGACGTCTTCTTCCACATGGAAGACGTCGGCGGTCCGGACCTCGAAGAGGGTCAGGAAGTCGAGTTCGACATCGAACAGGCAGACAAGGGTCCGCGCGCGACCAACGTCACCCGCCTGTAA